AACTAGATGTAAACAATCTGCATATTAACATGGTTTTTGTGTGATGAAATctcttattaaccttttctgtgtaaagttatatctaattttccaactttgttgccatgacgactgtAACAAGGTTCGGGAAAGGAGAAAGtgggaaccggattaacaatcaacaagactttaatcaacacaaacgctgaactgaaacataacaacagacgttgacacacacacacagctccgtctctctctctctctctctctctctctctctctctctctctgcgcgcgcgcgtccccggctcctcctttatctctctcccgctgattgggcaactcagtgccaggcgtgcatcctcgcagtccggccatgccctcctcctgtaatgctgtaaaccctaaaacgacagcAAAAacgtcaatttaaacaactttacagcttaaataatacacaagttttaacagaattaatgtaagtgcttttataaaagtataagctttgcatttatgcttttaaaccctccaaaaattggccccattcacttccattgtaagtgcctgtaacctccatttttacttttttaaagaacttttttaacttttttttttttttttgtaatcaacattataccacagatgctgttgattgagctaaacttgttaaacatggaatattcctttaaaaatttatgaatatCTTTGCATTATGACACAACATATCAAATCAATGGCATtgaaaacacacttttcaagcaaaacatttcacaaaattactgtatgtttcaaataataaaataatagatatGTAGATCAAAATGAAGACTGACTTAGTGGATGCTGACTTCAAACAACCACTAAAAATCGCTGACACCAGTTGATTATAATTGAataaatggctcagaaaagtaaacatttttgtctttaatCTTTGCAGTACATGGAAGGCCCCTACTTGACAGCCTGTATTGGACTAAGTGGTATAATGACTTACCTCTTCAGAATGGAAATCAGTCCTTTATTTATTATGAGAACATGTTGTTAGGTGTCCCTCGCATCCGCCAGCTCAAAGTGAAGTACAAATCCTGCAAGGTGCACAAAGACTTTCAGCAAGAAATCACAGATTGTTTCAATGTGTACATTGACAAGAAAGAGGACGACAGCATGTTTGGACTGATCAGTGGAACAGCGTGAGTGACATTGGTCTGCCATtggaaataaaaattacaaatgagatcactttaacatctcaattgtttctgCAAGACAACAATTGAGAGCAACTGAGACATTTGCTGCTCCTGACTGAGTCTCCTCCTGCTGCTCTGATTTTTTTACCTTAGAAATAGACCATAGTCATTTCTGTGAAATCTGTGATGTTGCATAATAGAGTTTTAGCATTGTGTCCTTAAATCACTCTATTCAGGTCTTGCAATGTGTTTacttattatatataatgtcattACTCTGCAGCTGGCAGTACCACACAGAAAGGGAGATCAAAGGGTCAAATCACTGGGGGTTGCTGAGCACATACAATGGAGCAGGATATTACCAAGACCTCACAAAGACCAAAGAAGAGAGCACTGCTATTCTGACAGATCTCAAAGACAACCTGTGGCTTGATCGTGGAACTCAGGCTCTGTTTATTGACTTTTCTGCatacaatgccaatattaatCTCTTCTGTGTTGTAAAGTACTTGTACTTGACCTAAACCAGCACCATACATGCATAATTTTGCTCTTTTTCTGAATGTCCAAAATTGTACATTTGGTCAGACATTTTGTTATTCTGTTCTTTTCAACATACAaagcagaaaaataataaatttctGATTACATGCATAATCTTGCataaaaacatgcataaaaaatgtTATCTTCATTAGATTAGTGGTGGAATTTCCAGCTACTGGTGGAGCAATTACATCCTACCAGATTCGCACTGTAAAGCTGATTCGTTATGTCACCACCTGGGATTACTTCATCATTGGCTGTGGGATAGTGTTCTGTGTGTTCATACTTTATTGCATTGTGGAGGAGATTCTGGAACTCCGCATCCTTAAACTGTCACATTTCAGCAGCGTCTGGAACATTCTAGATTTAGTGGTGATCCtggtagtgaaaaaaaaaaatcataagcaCAATAATACATTTCTGGTCAATATTTCTATTAACATTCATCTTATACATTGGTAAACATTGTTTGAAAACAGCAGACACAAGTAACTGTGTGTTCTTTTTTACAGCTTGCTATTGTTGCAATAGCTTTCAGTGCATTTCGTACCCTAAAAGTGAATGAGTTACTTGGAAAGCTTCTAGAACAACCAGACATCTATGCTGATTTTGAGTTTCTTGCATTTTGGCAAAGACAGTACAACAACATGAATGCTGTAAACTTATTTTTTGCTTGGATTAaggtaatattttttaaatttaaaaagtttttaaaataacattctATAAGATGGAGTTTCAAATGAACCAGTTTTGATATTATGATCACTTTAATCTCTACAGATATTCAAGTATATCAGTTTCAATAAGACGATGACCCAGCTAACATCCACCCTGGCACGGTGTGCTTTAGATATTTTTGGATTTGCCATTATGTTCTTCATCGTGTTCTTTGCATATGCTCAGCTGGGACACCTGTTCTTTGGAACAGAAGTAGAATTATTCAGCACATTTAACAAGTGCATGTAAGGAtgggattttttaaatttttttattctgtatacagtataaataaatgtttgtgtgcttattggggcactcataaatattaatttataacacTTTCAATAAATAAGCTAGATGAATACAAATAGCATTCAAGACTGCCTCCATTTTAAGAAAACAAatgttaatcatttttattttgtcctCTGCAGTTTCGAATTATCCTTGGGGGTTTTGACTATAATGCCATTGACAGGGTAAACAAAGTTCTTGGACCCATATACTTCTCCTATGTGTTCTTTATGTTGCTGGTAAGTCattcagagtaaaaaaataaataaaaaagaattagcAAAGAACTGATTTTCCTACTGCATTAATGCCTCAATTAATCTGGTGATTTGGATTTAACAGAACATGTTTCTGGCCATTATTAATGACACATACTCTGAGGTGAAGTCAGAGCTCGCTTCTCAGAAAGCCGAATTCCAGATTTCAGACCTCATCAAACAGGCAAGTGATGAAAGGTCATCTGGGCATGGGATCTGTCTGCATCTATTAATCCAAGTTTATGTTTGTTAAATTGTGTAGTCACCATAAAAGCCAGTATTACTGTGTTTCAACTGTTTTAATGCACAAGTAAAAAGGGAACTAAAAGTGAAACTAATATCATTTATGCGGGAACATTTCAGAGTTATACAAAGACTTTCATGAAACTGAAACTTAAAAAGGAAAAGATCTCTGATGTTCAGAAAGCTTTGGATTTATGCTCAAATGACCTGGAGTTTAAAGATTTCCAAGATGCATTGAAAGAgtattacaaaattacaaaaacactGATGTTTAGTAGCAGTGATGATGCACAAAGAATTTATTCTTTTTGTGTATCCCACTTGTCAGAATGGGCCATGATGATCAGGAGATCTCAGCTGCTTTCAACAAATTTGACCAAGATGGGAACCAGACGTTGGACAAGCGGGAGCAGGAGAGAATGAGACAAGATCTGAAGGAAAAAAGGGTGTGCTTTCTTTGTTTAGGCATTTTTCATGGGGAAGTCTTCTGATCTATGTAACTACTAACATGGTGATCTAATGATGGTTATCTGAATATCAGATTAGGCTGTGAGAGaatgattaaaatatttctgaatttattttaacgtaaaagtgttttttttttttgttttttttttcagttaggaTGCACTAAGTGAAGAGCTTAGTAATTATGGAAATACAGCAGAGGACAATAGAGAGAACACAGAGGAGTTTCAAAGGTTTGTGTACAGAATACTGAAACTTGTCCTCTTAGTGTCATAAGTAATTCAATGCCTAAATTAACTTAATTAGACTTTATACATTATCAAAGTATCAAAAAGTAAATCAcatctgtattatatatatatacatatacacacacacacatacacagtaagcTGAGGTTGCAGTGGACCTACCacctgtgtacctcagcagaaattgagattcatctgACAAggctgtttttccagtcttttaaCTGTCCAATTtcggtgagcctgtgcccactacaGCCTCAGCTCTTCTGTTCTTAGCAGACAGAAGTGGTCTTCtacttttgtagcccatccgcctcaaggtttggcatgttgtgcattctgagatgctattctgctcactacaagagtggttatctgagttaccgtaacctttctgtcagctcgaaccagtctggccattctccgttaaactctctcatcaacaaggcatttccatccgcagaactgcttcCCACTGAATGTTTtcgccacagtcgaaatcactgagattaaatttttccaccattctgatggttgatgtgaaaattaactgaagctcctgacccacatttgcatgattttatgcattgcactgctgccacacgattggcagattagataatcccatgaataagtaggtgtacaagtctgcctaataaagtggttactaaatatatatacagtagtgtgcaaaagttttaggcacttgtgaaaaatgtttcatagtgaggatgtcttcaaaaataatgacataaatagttttcatttaacacataatgtcatacaaagtccagtaaacataaaaaagcgaaatcaatattcggtgtgaccacctttgcctttaaaacagcaccaattctcctaggtacacctggacacagttttcttggttgctggcagataggatgttcgcCACAGTTCTTTGATCTATTTAGGCtcaaattgcttctgtctctttatgtaatctcagactgacacgatgttcagtgggggggctttgtg
The genomic region above belongs to Myxocyprinus asiaticus isolate MX2 ecotype Aquarium Trade chromosome 23, UBuf_Myxa_2, whole genome shotgun sequence and contains:
- the LOC127413778 gene encoding polycystic kidney disease 2-like 1 protein; protein product: MKPHKLSCADSGSESDSRDPEKFESSVRTMQHLNNRPENQLGSTVGCELDNFRKGAWVNQAYNGSPPTIKCPISTIYSPQPMFHSSLENMNQDCALTKDTEKNPEQLVKTKFKELLVYIVFLVDLCLLTYCMTSSSTYYYTKAMTDLFVNLPGDGGVSFSSIGSMNDVWTNGNQSFIYYENMLLGVPRIRQLKVKYKSCKVHKDFQQEITDCFNVYIDKKEDDSMFGLISGTAWQYHTEREIKGSNHWGLLSTYNGAGYYQDLTKTKEESTAILTDLKDNLWLDRGTQALFIDFSAYNANINLFCVVKLVVEFPATGGAITSYQIRTVKLIRYVTTWDYFIIGCGIVFCVFILYCIVEEILELRILKLSHFSSVWNILDLVVILLAIVAIAFSAFRTLKVNELLGKLLEQPDIYADFEFLAFWQRQYNNMNAIFKYISFNKTMTQLTSTLARCALDIFGFAIMFFIVFFAYAQLGHLFFGTEFRIILGGFDYNAIDRVNKVLGPIYFSYVFFMLLNMFLAIINDTYSEVKSELASQKAEFQISDLIKQSYTKTFMKLKLKKEKISDVQKALDLCSNDLEFKDFQDALKEMGHDDQEISAAFNKFDQDGNQTLDKREQERMRQDLKEKRDALSEELSNYGNTAEDNRENTEEFQRITASFRREYSCKPGKSPGTKATSCSSGKCEESFVPRCSTTSHHREQYFCTSLIQQNLSFEIC